ATGCCTGTAGCCGTGTGCCGTTTTATGGTCACTGAACTCCTCTTGACTgctaatatacatataattgacAGCAGGGGACGAATTATCCAAAATATTGCCCAGAGTGATGGAAACATCTTAAGATACCTCTGTGTCCAAATAACATACTCAATGTGTCTGATGAATCTATGGGGATTATGTTATCTATATCTATTTTGTAAATGAtacaatatagatatagatgataTTCAATGCctgagaacacacacacacacacacacacacatatatatattatatatatatatatatatatatatatatatatatatatatatatctgtgttctCAAGCATTGAATATCATCTACATTAAAATTGAACCATAGACTCTGGACAAGCGTTTCCACAGTCAGGAATCAGCAATCGTCGCTTGGCTTTGCGGATTGGTGGAGGCTTCAGTAAATGCGCAGGGTGGAGGCTCCTTTCAGTtcgtttattttcatttttccatttttctcctaaattatTGCTTTGTTAAACCTACGTTTATGTCTCCCATTATTTCTGAGAGTGAGGGGGCATAGGGACTGTCCTATTTTACATGTGTTAGTATTATTGTGtttaaagctttttattacattgctcgaaGTGCAGTCAAATATACGCATGGCTCGTAAGTGTAACGGAAGGGTGTAAAGTGCATCCCATTTTTATTATAAGGACAAGACCTGATCTCTAGGAGGTAGAAAAGAATTAAGGCCCTTTTTCGAGAAGAAACGATTGCGTGCCCTTCTGCAATTTAAGGAGGTGTAATTACACCCTCTCCACTCCTCGATACCACTTAATATAATGTCATTTCAAAAAATGAAATCTTATTTCTGCACTTCAGTGTAAAACTAGGCACCCTCAATCACTTCATCCTCACTTAGAAAAGAACACCCTCAATCTACCCAGTAATCATGATTATTACCTTTATTAAATGGTCTCCACAAAAACTTAGTAAATGTGTTATGAAGAAGAGTTACATTTAATGGTATATTTTAACTTATTGATATTTACAAAGACCAATGTTGCTTCATGCTTTGCTATATGCCAATATGTGTTTTCAGTTTACATTTGCTAAAATAATGATTAGTTGTTTGGTGCCTCCAGTGGGATTATTAAAATGGAATAATTGTATTACctccattattattaatacaaaGCTTGCCTCTATTCTTCAAGTTCAGGTAAAGAGAAATAGATGGTAAAATTACTTTCAGGAACATGCTTCTCATTTCTGTCTGAAAAAGATAATAACTTTTGTACATTCAGCTTGTACTGAGTACTTTTTTAGCACATGACAAAGTGATTATTCTCCATTGATCCCAGGTCTTCCCGATGATTTAATCGAGAAGGGAAAAGATATCAAGAGTGTGTCAGAGATTGAACAGAACGGCAATCACTTTGTGGTCACGGTTACTACAGGCTCCAAGGTCCTACGTAACGAGTTCAATATCGGTGAGGAGACGGAAATAGAAACGTTGACAAGTGATAAAGTTCTGGTAAATATATTACCTTCATTTTTGATCTGGGAACATGGGATAATATCCTGTTAAcactaaaaattatttattttattgaaatctgTAGAATCAGACCATATACTCATGCGAATATGTATGGACTCATGTATCTTCTCGAGGAAACAGTGGTTTCCCTCATTCTGCTGTATACACCTTTTAGCTCACTTCAGTTGCATGACTAAAGCTGACCCCACACACGCCAATTTAGACCACATTGGAAATTCCGAGATGTGTTGTCCTCCACTGAGCACTAATAATGGCAAAGATTAATTAAAATCTGAATGCCAAGGTACAggatcattgtgtgtgtgttgtcaTTAATCCGTCCATAAAGCAATTTAGCAGTCAAGCTATTGGACAAAGATCCAGTCAGTTGGAGATCTGTCTAAATGGCCTAGATCTTAACATGTGTGCCCAGTAAAATGAATTAACCATGCAATCAGCTACAAAAAATTCTTTGACAAAGAGCTATGGTATGTGCTCAAGCCAATCAAAAAGAGAGATTGTTCAATACAGTAAAGAGGATAAGCAGGTGAATATGTTTTTACTGTGTGGATTTCAATTAAATGAAAATGGAAAATACCGGACCCAACAATCCTCTACAAcaggagccctgaggactgggtttgggaaaccctgctctacaaGGTGAATTAGACTATGCTGGCATGTTTAGTCATGAATATCCCAGTCTGGTGCACCTTAATGGAATATCAACTGTCATTAACAGTGACAAATGCCTATAAAATACAGTGTGCTCTTCCTACCCCGGTTAGATAAAGATTCTAGAACTCCTTCGACCAAATCTTACCCCATGATCACTTCAATTCTTAGAACATGGGGTGaactaatatattaaaatacaaattattaacattttattcCTTGTAATAAACCAAATGGTAATGCCTGCTTCAGTTCTGGTGTTTCTAGACATTATTTCCATTCCTGGAATAATGGAAATATACTTAGAATTCATCACATACCCTTCAGAGTATTGAAAGAGTAGATACCCAACATTGGAGTCCCATTTTGCCTTTCAGTTCTAGTGACGCCCCTTGTCGTACTGGGCCCCGTAGCAGCCACATGGGATGCTCTGGTGGGAGTAACAGAAAAATCGTGAACTTTCAAATGCTGTGTTAAATTCTGCTAAATGTTTGATTCCTTTATACTGAAAACAGAAGTCTGTTCCGCCCATCTGACTGGGCAAACTATCTGTCCAATACTTTATCGATGGAGAATTCAACCTTTGCTAGCTCTAACTCAACAAGTGCAATTAAAGACGCATGAAACCCTTGCATCTAGTCTATAAACTCTCCCTTAAAATACTTATGACAGACCTGTCATAGCTACTCCTTAATATTGTAACATAAATTGCCATAGTCCAATTAATCCTTCTTATCTAGAATCCTTGAGGTGTCTGAGTAACTTAATGTAATGCAGACAAAGGACCAGTTCACCAAATAACAAGCtcttgattacagtgaaataatgaTTTCACTCCAATCTATATTTGAATATTCATTTGACTACATCGTAGTAGAGCATAATATATGTATCCTTTGTACTTTCGTTAATAAGGTCACTAATTGTTCAACATGTGTTAATGTACCATATACAAGTGCTATAATTGATAATTGTCTGTTTACAAACTCTCCTATCCTTTGCTGCCAAcaatttctcttctctttttctttctctatcCCCTCCTTTTCCCCTTTCACCTCAAATATAggaaaaatattcaatatatcagtagtacaaaaaaaataaattacaatgtcAACTTGGCTAAATCTATTTGAAATAACGGTAACGGTTTTGTTCTTCCAGTCTACAGTTAATCTGGTGGATGGAAAGCTGGTTGTGAAACTTAAATCAGTCACCTCCGTCACAGAACTTACTGGAGATATTCTCACCAATGTAAGTCTTCTTCTAAAGGTTAAATCATTAAGGAAGGACAACAAAGATTTTATTTTCTAACAGAAAATTAAACCCTTAACTTAAAATGTTCCAATATGAAGATGGAAGGCAAAATATATTGATCATTATTACCCTACCTTTCTATGGCCCATTTGGCAAATTGTGAGGGCGAAATTACAGGCAATTTAGACCAACATCAGTCACCCATGATCACGAGTCAAAATCGTGTGAGTCGTTTAACAATTTGCCCTTATatggacctagggcctgattcattaaggatcttaacttaagaaacttcttatttaagtctcctggacaaaaccatggtacaatgcaaggggtgcaaattagtattctgttttgcacataagttaaatactgactgttttttcatgtagcacacaaatatcaactttaaatttcagtgtacaaataagctatcaagtatgtgtgtgctacatgaaaaaacagtcagtatttaacgtatgtgccaaacagaatactaatttgcaccccttgcagtgtaacatggttttgtccaggagactgaaataagaagtttcttaagttaagatccttaatgaatcaggcccctattgaTGACTTTCATGATGTATTGTAACAGAAGGAATCAAGAGTTGCTGTAATTTCCTCTGTCAGCTGTCTGATAGTGCAACATGTATAGACTGACCCATGTTACACAACTAGGAGATTAATATCGCACTACTTTGACCCATTGTTGCACCAAAATTGGCCTTGTTGTCCTAGCTTTAATGGGGCATTTCCTCCATCAGTCGAGAACAAATAAAGACACTTATAGGTCTTCAACTATTGACAGGTTTTGGTATATAATGATAACGGGTTTACCcatcttttatatattaaaaccaCATATTTGTCATCAAAGTATTGATACACTACTACACATTATTCAGTGTTTTGCATCACTTTACATACCAATGTCTGATTTGCAAATTTtatctttagtttttttttttattggctaaGAAAAGTTTTGAAAAGTCACATTGAAAAGATTCAGGGAACACAGAGCAAAAAGTTACTGTTTAGAAAATGCATATTGCTAATtctagtgttttgggttttttcactTAACGAACAACACCGCTATAACTCTGTATTGAAAACTGTTAATTGAATGTCCAGCTTCAGATTCACCAGCCCCTATCTTTATTAATAGTGCATCCTATCTCCAGACATTTTTGGTACTTTTGAGTGATAAATGATTTTCGTTTTTTTGTATGTTGGATGTTTTGCATGTTGTTTGGTCCACAGAGTAAGAGCAATCACTGTGTGTTTTATCTTTCAGGTGATGACTGTGAAAGACATTGTCTACAAGAGAGTCAGTAAGAAAGTTTGAGAGAAGAGTATtacttttttgtgcaaaataaaagctTGTGGAAAAAAATAACGTATCTCTGGTCTTAATAACACAACACTCTATGATAAGCGTCAGAGTTTACTGAAAATGTCAGCATCTCTGACTTACATATGTGAAGGTTAAGCATGTTTTTCAGAATTGAATTGAATACTGAGTAAATAATACTATATCTGGGCACTGAATCTTGTGTAGGGAAGTGTCAAACATGAGGAAGTGCAGAGACAATTTGCACAAATGCGCCAGGTTGCTTACTGCATATCGCACACATAGGTTCTCACCCCACATTATGGTTTTGAGAAATGTCCCCTAAAAATCAATCTGCACCTACTTCCACAGAATTGTGAGTCCAAGTGGAAATGGAGTGAAAGCTAAGTACATACTTTATTTcttttaacattttcatttatttccttTCAACTCTTCATTATTTTCCTAAAAGACTGCTCATTCCAGCCAGGTCTGGAGTTTGGGGAAGGACCCCTGGCCCAATAGGTCTATATAttgataatttattatttacttattacaAACATTTAACCATCGGCTTAATTCTAAATTAGGAAATACTTTACATATATAGATTTTACCCACATGGGATGAGTTGGGGGTTGGAACAATAGAAAGTTATGGCATTAGGGAGAGGAAGGGCGGCACAGAGAATGTGCCCTAGAGGGGTACAAAATATAGCTCCATCCATTGTTCCAATATTGTTAAAGTCTTAAGGTAATCATGGGAGTGTCTTTACTATGTGTCATGTTtggtattaatatttatattacttgAGTATTTGTGCACATAGAAATGAGTGTACCCACATCAATTACCCCTGGGTGGCAAAAAATCCAACTCATTGAAAGAATAAGGTGACCTCTGATTCATCATCAATGACAtctatcttacagatatgacatcaACATAATGAACATACTAACCGATACATACATGGATAGTCACGAGTTAACAATTACAACCAGCACGGATACTGGTACGAATTCCAGTGTGATTGATCAAACAGCAGAGGATCCAACTTAAGACATAACATGAGGGTTGTACAAGGTGGATAGACATAAAACATAGGGTAGAGAGTACCCTGcgcgtgagagcttacattctagagggaggtggTCGCGGGGGCTCTTTGTCCCTGCGTTACCACCACCTCCAGGGAACCTGTAAAAAAGAAGTTATTTTGCAGGGAGAAAGAGCCCTTTCTTGTCAACTCAAACCACGGAATCCCCATGTACATGTTTGTCCCAAAAATTAAACCTTACTTTGCATGTGGAAATCATTTAATATGCATTCATGCATCCAGCCTGCATTTAGCTAGGGACCCTCTGATCCTTCCTTCTCCCATCGGAAGAGGAAAACCTTTGCTCCACTGACAGATGACGCTATCCTAACACAAGGATCCATAAGCGTTTGCTGAAAAATAAACGCAACATTGCAAATCAGCAAATACACTGCGTGGGGAGCATCTACGCCAGAGAGTCTGCAGCTGCATTTTACTGCACATGTGAGAATTTCCCTTCACGCATTTTTCACTTAGACTCCATGCAGCTTGTATATATGAACAAGTTGAATTTATAAATCACATAGAGGTGTGTATAGTACCACAATCTCCCTGCCCCAATTTCACAGAAGCCTCATATACCTCTGTTAATGTTTATTTTCTCAGATTGgctcagggtcggactggcctgtcGTGGAGCCGGGGTATTCCCTGGCGGGCTCTGATGCCTgatggctcccctcttcgttggtggggggggagcGGGGTACTTATAAAAaaactcacgtgatcgcggcgcaagcgcccctcctccctcctctctgttccgttcgcactgaatgtcgggcgtgacatcatcacgtcacgcTCGACcaatcagtgaggagcagcgcagagaggagcaagcaagaaagaagacagaaaacaagaagagaagaaagaagtcaataagAAGGTAAAAAAAGGAACGGAGACACAGAGTGctaaaagggggggggagcagcatggcacagattgatgaagggagggggggagcaggatggcacagaatgTTGGGGGAGCAGAATGACACATAATGATGAATGGAGGGGgtaagcagcatgacacagagtgatgaaagggaggggagcagtatggcacagagtgatgaaagggaggggagcagtatggcacagagtgatgaaaggggagggggcagcatgagacaGAGTGCTGAaaggggagggggcagcatggcacagagtgatgaaagcgggggaaagcagcatggcacagagtgatcaaagcgggggagcagcatggcacagagtgaagggggagcaggatgatacagtgtgatgaagggggggggcaggatggcacagtgtgaagaagggggagcaaaagcagcatggcacagggtgatgaagggggggggcaaaagcagcatggcacagggtgatgaaggggggccaggagaagcaGGGgtgcaaaaacagcatggcacagtgtgatgaaggggggcaggtgaaggagggagcaaaagcagcatggaaggcgcagtgtgatcataagggggcacagcatggtgatgaaggggcatagtaatgtgtacgggatggcacaggaggcttgtggcaatgtaatgtgtgtgtttgtatgtgtgtgtgtgtgtgtgtgtgtgtgtgtgtgtgtgtgtgtgtgtgtgtgtatgtgtgtgtgtgtgtgtgtgtgtgtgtgtgtgtgtatgtgtgtgtgtgtatgtgtgtgtgtgtgtgtgtgtgtgtgtgtgtgtgtgtgtgtgtgtgtgtgtgaggtaggtggtggctaattaatggatgctattttgtttgtggggtgatggtggggcaattttattttatagtggggacaattaatttaatatggggtggtttgggggctataaaTTGAatttggggctgagtttgaggagcatgaggtctgtttattaaatgtgaatatgaattatttaatggtagtgacggttgcgggaagtcagtatatttattatacgtaaatgctattaatttattgctggggctgtttggagggagggaaataggtttatttattaaatgggaatactattactttaatgttggggcaggaggaaggcctaattattaatcatgggtcctattgatttaatgccggggctggttggaattttctaaatgtacctattttttttccaaatagggcccccaacattccaggcttaagacaagccacaactaaagaaaccagcagccacaagtggtgaaagtgacaagaacaggtaggacagtctgtcaactattCTGATgctagtgggacaatccagatttttggtggctgttctgcccaatctaaggggcaggtcaagactatgTATTCtttacatacacactgcattctttatatactacactatggtgctagctgtccttcgtgggcttaccacaccacggtttggttacgcctctctagagactggccacatcccctctgatgggcctctaccattgtattccccctgtgggcccttcatgccccagtctgacactggattGGCTACATGTGACACTATCTCTTCCAACTTCAAACTTGTCTACAGATTAACATGCAGGAGTTGTCTGAGCTGAAACACTCTCCACTGATGTTagcattttaataatgtgattggCTACAGGATATTCTTGCCCCGCCCACTTCATTTTGGCTGTcttattttttggaaaaaaaagacaataggTGCTCTGACAATGGAAACACACTTTACAACTGACCAGAAATAATAAAGGAACATATATAGAAGAAAAgccattatttttttcctttccttctaTTTAAACCAAACAAACAATTTTTGGGGTGTTCATTACTTGTGAGTAAGGATAGATCaatctgcagccaatcagatcatcaaaaTTTTCAAAGCAGCACATGGTATTTCAGAAGACAAGTTGGTTTCATTTATAGGAGGCCAGTCCAATTGAGTGATTTTAATACAGTGTATGATTAATACAGTTGCATGCAAGACTAAGATCAAAAATCTTGGCGCCTCCTACAACTTGAGCAGGGAGCTTGTTTCCTCTACCTCTATTTCATGTAATTACAATACAGTCCATCCTtgtgactagtatacaaagcaaaTCCCATTCTGGTGAATAGTTTACAAAACAAACTTTAATACAGTGTCTATAGCATATCCATCAAATCCTTAGTCTTTTGACTAGCATTCAAAGCAGATCCCAATTTGGTGCAAAACAGACATCTAATCTTATAACTATTAAGAAAACCTACAATCTGTTAGCTAGTTTTTAAAGCATATTTTTAATCTGGTAATTGGACTATAATATAGCTCTAACCTGTTGGCCAATATAAAGCAGACTGTTAGTCTGCTGGTTAGTGTATAAAGAAAGTAtacagtctggtggctagtatacaaatcATTCCTACAATCTGGTAGCTAGTATTTAAAACAGACCTCCAATGTTGTGGATGGTGCCACAATACCTAGTGTCTCTGGTGACCTCCTCTGATTTGTCAGAGAGGTATCTTTAGCTTCACCAGACCTCAATTAGGGTCTAGGAAGCAAGATACTGAAAACCCACGTGGGGCAGGAATAATAGCTCATACCAAGACTGATAAGCAATTATTATAACCTAAAcagattttcacagaaccagcattAGGCTGAGGTTCAACATTGGATCAACAATGGCCAGTTTAGTAGGAAAATCTTTTGGCCACCTTATCAGTGGGAAAAGGAAACAGAAGCACAAGTGTGGCTCTGCAGACAATTTTTTAACTTGATTTGCGCAGAAGCAGAGAGATCCTGATTGATGATCATTGCTACAAGCTTATCTCTCTTAATGGTTGAAAGATGCCTTGCAGAGTCTGATTGGAGCCCCAGGGAGACGGTAGTGTCAGAGAGTCCTCTGTAGTTGGAAACAACATTTATTGATCAATCAATTGATGTCAATACATTGGCCTTGCCAAACTGTCTAATAGTGTTGGATGGTTTTCGTGGTCCAAGGGTTGAAGTGTGTATAATAGTGTGTTACTTCTGAGCTCTGGTTGCTGCAAAGACAAAATGCTGAGATGTGCTCTGTAGTCAAGTGTACATTTCTCAGCCCTAATTGTTGGTGTGATTGTGTGGGCCAATAGGAAAGTATTGTTCTGCATAGTCACTTACCCCCATGCACAGGCTCAGATGTGGCCGTTAATGGACAGAGATGGAGTTGGGCCCCATCTTCCTTACAGAGGGGCCCCATAGGGAGACCAGGGTACTTTGTACGCCCACCTCTCTTGACACCCCTGAATGTTTACAGTGCAAGTATAAATCAAACATTTTCGCTGCAAAATATCATGTACAAGCAAATACATGAAAGTCATCTGAAGATGGAAAACTCCTTTAAGACttgggcctgattatccaacaggctgtctaggctgcagcctagggagcAAGAATTTTTGGGggagcaaaattgtgacagggagaggcataaactgaaattcattttaaaatataagataatagttgttactccaaagtaaaaagacaacatgaaagtaaaatgtagtaaggttaataatcttgacgtattcccatggtagagACTGAAGACAAAGCGTCATCCTCTGGTGGGCgtttgaggataagcgagtaggagacgGCGACAGGTGCAGGAGTGACATTCCCCCTCAATAGCGTTCACTCACACCTCCATCCACTTACAGTTCACTTTTTCATTAAATGAAATAAGTGACAAAGGTCAATGTGACCCATTTAAAGAGCCAAGTGGAGCTGTTTCAAAATACACAAATGTAAACATTGGTGGAGGGTGAAGGAAGTGGGATTTTAGATTAAAGACAAAAAAATTTTTGCCTAACAATTATTAGCCTGGAGCGGacggtgagggggggggggggtacgagTGTATTACCcaagggcggcctgaacccttaatcaagccCTGTGTAAGACTATTACCATGTCACATATCTAAGAATAGATTGGGAATCTAAACGTCACTGGGAGGCAGACATTAATGTTTGAGCCAGGCtataaagcagtgacatcaccTTATCTCTGATCCAGAAGATAAATGAAGCCATTTAATACCTGGCACAGGCTGATGAGTTAAtacgtctctctctgtctctctccgtCTCTCTGTGCAGCTGAAGATCAGTCTCCAACATGTCTTTCGCTGGAATCTATGAGCAGCAATACCAAGAAAATTTTGAGCCTTTCATGAAAGCCATTGGTGAGTGATATTTACATCCGAGttatattattatgtgttttatggTAGTACATGTAAAAAACCCATTAAGAAATTTAAACTGCAAGATTTGGACACTAAGTATGCGATTCGTCTTCAAGTCAAAAGGACCCTTAAGACAGTTTAAGATTTCATGGGTTGTAAGGGGAGGGGGATGGACGTATGtaggtagtcaatgtacaataagggcgggCCAAGCTTAAGTGCACatagcagtgtccgattcaagctttaggCTGCTCTAAGGTACACTTGTTTctatcgtatcacttgcaccagctacaggtcaggtgtaagggCCGACTGATAGCGATGACAGTCacctatgcatgctagaacatgtgtttgcaatcaggagcaactgtaaaaatgcactttatgtTCAGCAGTCTTTAGTAACTTCCTGATAAATgcctttcataaaaaaaaaatataaaaaaaagacttttattatttatgttttttcacTAATGAcaatgggcatgattcattaaggaaagttaagcaaaagcgagtaagacaaaaccatgttgcattggagggggaggtaaatttaaaatgtgatggcagatttatatttcgggtaggacatgttctagatcaactttaaatttcagtgtacaaataaactatcaagtatttgtgtgctacatgacaaaacagccagtattttccttatgtgcaaaataataaactcatttgcacccctttgcattgtaaagtggttttgtccagaaattataagtaagaaaatttactcaattttttgcttaactttccttaatgaatcaggctctatattattaacaggtgacaatcactgaatttattttttcctgtgtactttatattacacatatgcattgTACATATCCCGCagggtgttgtgtctgtctgcatgcggcaagtgccgtataagcagagcgtacctacccgtattcaacaagagacgtttcttctaGTTGAATGCGgacgtgcgttttttaaaaagacggacaatacatttgttttttgtgctttaatgaatcaggacccatGTGACTGATGAATCTATGGGAATTATGTTACCTATATTTTGTTTGTAAattaaacagacagacagacggcaCTATATAACTTTCCTTATCATGATTTTTCTCCTCTGTCCACATAGCCCCAGCATATTTCACAGGTCTGTACCAGAAAACTATATTTGGGAACATCAGTACCTGTCCTAGTGGACATTCCCAACCACGGGAACATAGACACACTCTGCCTCATTTACAGGTAGGAGCAAAgcaactttgctcctggacaaaccatgttgcactgcagggggcgCCAATGCATCTAATTATTAGGGAAtacactggctgcttttgcatgtagcacgcAAGGGCTGAGgagctatatttttacactgcaatttagagttgagctaggacacgcccctcACAACTCTAAACTCTAAATCTGTCACATTCTACATTTGCCAAGCTACAGAAGTTGTTTGCTGTGCACCTAGCTCTAGGAGTCCACAGGTCCAGTCAATTGCTTCATTCGCACCTACATACTGCAATACACTGAATACTctgcatgtttatttttattttaattcattaaGACTATGTACActgtataaaacatattttcttacAGTGCTTGTGCTTGTTTCCAATAATTCCAGTTCATCGTGAGCTCAAATATCTTCAAAGCCACCATGGAGCTCTGCAGTATAGTTTACATTTACAGTATCCTCACCTATACTTTTGATATTTAAATGTCAAAGACCCACTGGATCTTTTTTTTCCAGTTAAACCCCTCCATTCATTGGCTAGATACAATTTCTAGTAGAGTGTATTtaatacaggggcgcacggaggatttgtcagggtGGGTTTCCTctgcccccggaaaaaaaaaaaatctagagacctgccgcgcatgcgcggcagcgccgtttcggctacactgtagtatacagcagccgcggcgctgtcaaagaagcgtccgcggcggtgctgtatacaatacagcatacagtatacagtatacaatacagcacctacaagtagggcacttgtagggcactttttagcggagggggggggggtttctggaatATTACTGTAATATTACCCGAAACAATCAGAAATCCTCCCATCTTTCTAATTTGGGAAACAGGCATTATATAAGGACGAACAATATGATGCCACATTATAGAGGCAACATCAGCAGATTTTAATTTTTACAGCATGAATACAATTCAAATCCACTGATGTTAGCTTCATGGATTTTCTCTCATTTCAAGTAATGCTAGATACATGCTACTAGACAGTGTATCTAGCCAATGGTTGTAGATATGACGGGGGTTTAATTGGAAAAATATACCCAATGGGTCTTACTCTTAAAGAATAAACTGTACTCAAACCATAGGTCTTatttttgggtggagttcactAAGCTAAGAAACAAAAATACTATTACCTGGGGTGTAACATCGCCTCACCATCCCCCAAAGACATCAGTGTTCGTCTTGTCTCTGAAGTCAAGGTGGGCCTGTTCAGATGCGGTGTTGTAGATGCCCCTCCCCACGTTCTTTCCATTTACATGAACATAAAAGCTCTGTCCAagatatatatattcaaacaaactaatatatacaaacataataTCTGCTCTAGCATTAAATACCATCTATCAGACTAAGCACTGAATCCGTGGACCTACAAAGCTGTCTTTGGAAAC
The Mixophyes fleayi isolate aMixFle1 chromosome 1, aMixFle1.hap1, whole genome shotgun sequence DNA segment above includes these coding regions:
- the LOC142104073 gene encoding fatty acid-binding protein, liver-like, translating into MSFAGKYVMQTQENFVPFMKAIGLPDDLIEKGKDIKSVSEIEQNGNHFVVTVTTGSKVLRNEFNIGEETEIETLTSDKVLSTVNLVDGKLVVKLKSVTSVTELTGDILTNVMTVKDIVYKRVSKKV